A window of the Henckelia pumila isolate YLH828 chromosome 3, ASM3356847v2, whole genome shotgun sequence genome harbors these coding sequences:
- the LOC140891076 gene encoding ethylene-responsive transcription factor TINY-like, with translation MTNRHMESSFGLEQSPSAVKRSRESDGSSSEKRLGGGSSTTASKHPVYRGVRMRAWGKWVSEIREPKKKSRIWLGTFASPEMAARAHDVAAMAIKGDSAILNFPEIAHLLPRPITRSPPDVQAAATKAANMEHLDLHLHRRRGSSEERSLGSSSSTTSLMTLSSTAEEEAEELGEIVELPILGTSLGSVETARDFVLADDLVWDYYSNPSLQSFGDCGVFFGENNNNINNVMENYDMMSPNFDDLLWNHHW, from the coding sequence ATGACGAATCGACACATGGAGTCGTCATTCGGGCTTGAGCAGAGCCCGAGCGCTGTAAAGAGAAGCAGAGAGAGTGATGGCAGCAGCTCGGAGAAGCGGCTGGGAGGTGGAAGTAGTACTACTGCCAGCAAGCATCCCGTGTACAGAGGAGTGCGAATGCGGGCCTGGGGAAAATGGGTTTCCGAAATCCGGGAGCCGAAGAAGAAGTCTCGAATCTGGCTGGGGACCTTCGCCAGCCCGGAAATGGCGGCCCGAGCCCACGACGTGGCCGCCATGGCCATCAAGGGGGACTCCGCCATCCTCAACTTCCCGGAGATAGCACACCTGTTGCCCCGCCCCATCACTCGCTCGCCGCCCGACGTTCAGGCCGCCGCCACCAAGGCTGCTAACATGGAGCACctggacctccacctccaccgccgccGTGGCAGCAGCGAGGAGCGGTCTCTGGGGTCGTCTTCGTCGACTACGTCGCTGATGACGCTGTCTTCGACGGCGGAGGAGGAGGCGGAGGAGCTGGGCGAGATAGTGGAGCTGCCGATTCTTGGCACGAGCTTGGGGTCGGTGGAGACGGCGAGGGACTTCGTGTTGGCGGATGATTTGGTGTGGGATTATTACAGTAACCCGTCCCTGCAGAGTTTTGGAGATTGTGGGGTTTTCTTcggagaaaataataataatattaataatgtgATGGAAAATTATGACATGATGTCACCCAATTTTGACGACTTGTTATGGAACCATCATTGGTGA